ATCTCGAGGAGACGACGACAATGGGGATAGTTCGGGTTCCGTTTATTTGTTCGAATAATTCGGCAGATTTCAGGTATCGCTTCGGGGAGTTTTCCCCGGGGGGTATCCATACATCTTCATTAAAGGCCGCCCGTTATTGTTGATAATCGATTGACAATGAGGTATCTGTATGTCAAGAATAGAAAGGTTGTGTGTAAATATCGATACATATCGAGCCTGAATACGTTATAGAATCCGGGAGGTCGAACAAATGGATACATCCGCACAATTCTGGGATAAATCGGCTGGAAGCTACGACCGCCGCGTGATGGTGCGATACAAAAAAACATACCGGGATACCGTCGATCTGAGTAAACGCTATCTGAAAGGCGAGCATACACTGCTTGATTTCGCCTGCGGAACGGGTATTGTCACGGTCGAACTCGCCGGGTGCGTAAAAAAGATCAATGCAATCGACATTTCCGGTAGAATGATCGCGATTGCGAAGCGGAAAGCGGTGGATCACTCTATAACGAATATAACGTTCGAGGTAACGGATATCTTCGATACCCGGTTCGACGGGAAGACCTTCGATGCCGTTTGTGCGTTCAATATCCTCTATTTTATCGAAGACTCAAGAAGAGTATTGGACCGTATACGCGAATTGCTGCCGCCTTCGGGTCTTTTTATCTCCGCGACCGACTGTACGGGAGAGAAAAAATCGATCGTCACCCGCCTTATGTCCCTGCTTTCGAAAGCGGGGCTCATTCCTTACTTCAGGCCTTATTCGATTGCCGAACTGGAAGAGCATATAAAAACCAGTGGATTTTCAATCATCGAAAGCGGGAATCTCTATGAGCATCCGCCGAATCGTTTTATTGTCGCGGTGAAAAACGCTTAATCAACCCGGACTGCTTTCAAACGATCAGCATTATCCGGCCGGCGTCAATTTGAAAACGGCGCACCCGTGCGGCGGAAGCTGTTTGGAAAGTTTGTTTCCGGCCTTTTGGAGA
This genomic window from Spirochaetales bacterium contains:
- a CDS encoding FG-GAP repeat protein, which codes for MATKLSAAGGTAGDAFGCAVCISGNYAVIGAAQDNPKGSFSGSAFVFHLEETTTMGIVRVPFICSNNSADFRYRFGEFSPGGIHTSSLKAARYC
- a CDS encoding methyltransferase domain-containing protein codes for the protein MDTSAQFWDKSAGSYDRRVMVRYKKTYRDTVDLSKRYLKGEHTLLDFACGTGIVTVELAGCVKKINAIDISGRMIAIAKRKAVDHSITNITFEVTDIFDTRFDGKTFDAVCAFNILYFIEDSRRVLDRIRELLPPSGLFISATDCTGEKKSIVTRLMSLLSKAGLIPYFRPYSIAELEEHIKTSGFSIIESGNLYEHPPNRFIVAVKNA